One window of the Macaca thibetana thibetana isolate TM-01 chromosome 1, ASM2454274v1, whole genome shotgun sequence genome contains the following:
- the LOC126935087 gene encoding small proline-rich protein 3-like codes for MSSHKKKQPFTSPPQLQQQQVKQHSQPPPQESFVPITKEPGYPKFPQPGNTKIPELGYTKVPEPGCTKALEPIYTKVPEPHPSTVTSGPAQQKTKQK; via the coding sequence ATGAGTTCCCACAAGAAGAAGCAACCCTTTACCTCACCCCCTCAGCTTCAACAGCAGCAGGTGAAACAACACAGCCAACCCCCCCCTCAGGAATCATTTGTTCCCATAACCAAGGAGCCAGGCTACCCAAAGTTTCCACAACCAGGAAACACCAAGATTCCAGAGCTAGGCTACACCAAGGTCCCTGAGCCAGGCTGCACCAAGGCCCTTGAGCCAATCTACACCAAGGTACCAGAGCCGCATCCTTCAACAGTCACTTCAGGCCCAGCTCAGCAGAAGACCAAGCAGAAGTAA
- the SPRR1B gene encoding cornifin-B encodes MSSQQQKQPCTPPPQLQQQQVKQPCQPPPQEPCIPKTKEPCLPKVPEPCHPKVPEPCQPKVPEPCHPKVPEPCPSTVTPAPAQQKTKQK; translated from the coding sequence ATGAGTTCCCAGCAGCAGAAGCAGCCCTGCACCCCACCCCCTCAGCTTCAGCAGCAGCAGGTGAAACAGCCTTGCCAGCCTCCACCCCAGGAACCATGCATCCCCAAAACCAAGGAGCCCTGCCTCCCCAAGGTGCCTGAGCCCTGCCACCCCAAAGTGCCTGAACCCTGCCAGCCCAAGGTTCCAGAGCCCTGCCACCCCAAGGTGCCTGAGCCCTGCCCTTCAACGGTCACTCCAGCACCAGCCCAGCAGAAGACCAAGCAGAAGTAA